The Raoultibacter phocaeensis genome contains a region encoding:
- a CDS encoding 4Fe-4S dicluster domain-containing protein, protein MRPRGCSPHRGRSVNMGKVFVYDHAKCNGCRNCQIACKDEHVDNDWAPYAAPQPDTGHFWCRIDEEVRGSVPKVKVSYTLRMCNHCASAPCMEAAPEAVCRREDGLVIIDPEKARGMRGLVEACPYGAIFYNEELGLPQKCTGCAHLVDAGELPHCVDVCPHGAIRFGDEGDFAAEIAAAECIDPGRASDGPRVYYLNKPRRFVAGIAVDLEADEVVSGARVTLEGLSSGSVASLETDEFGDFWFDQVAAEPYRVYVEADGYLTRAVEADATERDVNVGPVELFANQIG, encoded by the coding sequence ATGCGGCCTCGTGGCTGCAGCCCGCATCGTGGAAGGAGCGTAAACATGGGCAAGGTATTCGTATACGACCACGCGAAGTGCAACGGCTGCCGCAACTGCCAGATCGCCTGCAAGGACGAGCACGTCGACAACGACTGGGCGCCGTACGCCGCGCCCCAGCCCGACACCGGCCATTTCTGGTGCCGCATCGACGAGGAGGTGCGCGGCAGCGTGCCGAAGGTCAAGGTGTCCTACACCCTGCGCATGTGCAACCACTGCGCGAGCGCGCCCTGCATGGAGGCGGCGCCCGAAGCGGTGTGCCGCCGGGAAGACGGCCTCGTCATAATCGATCCCGAGAAGGCCAGGGGCATGCGCGGGCTCGTGGAGGCCTGCCCCTACGGGGCGATCTTCTACAACGAGGAGCTCGGCCTGCCGCAGAAGTGCACGGGGTGCGCGCACCTCGTGGACGCGGGCGAGCTGCCGCACTGCGTGGACGTCTGCCCCCACGGCGCGATCCGCTTCGGCGACGAGGGGGACTTCGCCGCCGAGATCGCGGCCGCCGAGTGCATCGACCCCGGCCGCGCATCCGACGGACCCCGCGTCTACTACCTCAACAAGCCCAGGCGCTTCGTGGCGGGGATCGCCGTGGACCTCGAGGCCGACGAGGTCGTCTCCGGCGCGAGGGTCACGCTCGAGGGCCTCTCGAGCGGCAGCGTCGCCTCCCTCGAGACCGACGAGTTCGGCGACTTCTGGTTCGACCAGGTGGCCGCCGAGCCCTACCGCGTGTACGTCGAGGCCGACGGCTACCTCACCCGCGCCGTCGAGGCCGACGCGACCGAAAGGGACGTGAACGTCGGGCCCGTCGAGCTGTTCGCGAACCAGATCGGGTGA